In one window of Paenarthrobacter nicotinovorans DNA:
- a CDS encoding LysR family transcriptional regulator, whose product MDVELRQLRCLIAVVEQGTFTDAAIELRMSQAAVSRSIAALEQALGTRVVERTTRSVGLTAAGERALGKARRIIALLADLERDARAGTGQIRMGYAWSALGEHTTEFQHRWKLRFPHTGLQLTRSNTPSGGLMDGTTDYAILRRLPQAAAVEHVRVGEEKRYCAMSTDDPLAPRRSVSLAQIATLPVAMDLRTGSTTLDLWPEQGKPPEVIPIHDIDDWLTVIGSGAARGITAASTAHQYRRRGVAYRPVRDAPMVPVYVAWLKNDPPQDHQAVVALLAELYR is encoded by the coding sequence ATGGACGTGGAACTGCGCCAATTGCGCTGTCTTATCGCGGTAGTGGAGCAAGGCACGTTCACCGACGCCGCCATCGAGCTTCGAATGTCCCAGGCCGCCGTGTCACGAAGCATCGCAGCCCTTGAGCAAGCACTGGGGACACGCGTTGTGGAGCGAACCACCCGCAGCGTGGGGCTGACAGCCGCCGGTGAGCGCGCACTGGGCAAGGCCCGCAGGATCATCGCTCTCCTGGCCGATCTTGAACGTGATGCCCGGGCCGGAACGGGGCAGATCCGCATGGGTTACGCGTGGTCGGCTCTGGGTGAGCACACAACCGAATTCCAACACCGCTGGAAATTGCGCTTCCCGCACACCGGGCTTCAACTCACCCGTTCCAACACCCCCAGCGGCGGCCTGATGGATGGAACCACCGATTACGCAATCCTTCGACGACTCCCGCAGGCCGCCGCCGTCGAGCATGTGCGCGTCGGCGAGGAAAAGCGCTACTGCGCCATGTCCACTGACGATCCGCTGGCCCCAAGGAGGTCAGTGTCTTTGGCGCAAATCGCCACATTGCCCGTGGCAATGGACCTGCGCACAGGCAGCACAACACTGGACCTATGGCCGGAGCAGGGTAAGCCCCCGGAGGTTATCCCTATCCACGACATCGACGATTGGCTGACCGTGATCGGCAGCGGGGCCGCGCGGGGTATCACTGCAGCCTCCACGGCACATCAATATCGACGCCGGGGAGTCGCCTACCGGCCGGTGCGTGACGCACCCATGGTTCCGGTGTACGTGGCGTGGCTGAAGAACGACCCGCCCCAGGATCACCAGGCTGTGGTTGCATTGCTGGCCGAGCTCTATCGGTAG
- a CDS encoding EamA family transporter has product MEQTNAAAGKAGGAATLVASALSNQLGAASGSLAFPVMGPVGVVAVRQLVAAAVLLPVVRPRLRELSWHQWWPVLLLAVSFGTMNLGLYASIQRIGLGLAVTLEFLGPLAVALAGSRGKGSALCALAAAVGVVAITGPEASTDLPGISLGLIAACSWAAYILLNRIVGQRIQGIQGTAAATGVSATLFLPVAVVVFLTQPIDGFAVLCAVGAGIMASVLPYVADLIALRRVPANLFGVLMSINPVFAAVIGALILRQELAPAQWAGIVLIVGANAGVLLLGRVKR; this is encoded by the coding sequence ATGGAACAGACCAACGCCGCAGCGGGCAAGGCCGGGGGAGCCGCAACCCTTGTCGCCAGTGCGCTCTCCAACCAACTGGGGGCCGCCAGCGGTTCGCTCGCTTTTCCTGTCATGGGACCTGTGGGCGTCGTTGCTGTTCGACAACTTGTGGCCGCGGCTGTCCTGCTTCCGGTCGTGCGGCCGAGGCTGCGCGAGTTGAGCTGGCACCAATGGTGGCCGGTACTTCTCCTGGCCGTGTCGTTTGGGACCATGAACCTCGGGCTCTATGCATCCATTCAGCGCATTGGCCTGGGGCTGGCAGTGACGCTGGAGTTCCTGGGCCCGCTGGCCGTGGCCCTTGCGGGTTCCCGAGGGAAGGGAAGTGCCCTGTGCGCGCTCGCCGCCGCAGTGGGCGTTGTGGCGATCACCGGTCCGGAGGCGTCCACAGATCTTCCCGGCATCAGCCTTGGACTAATTGCCGCATGCAGTTGGGCTGCGTACATCCTCCTGAACCGGATAGTGGGCCAACGAATCCAAGGAATCCAGGGCACAGCGGCCGCCACGGGGGTGTCGGCGACCCTCTTCCTGCCGGTTGCCGTCGTAGTTTTCCTGACCCAACCCATCGATGGCTTTGCGGTGCTCTGTGCCGTGGGTGCCGGCATCATGGCTTCAGTGCTGCCATATGTGGCGGATCTGATCGCGCTGCGGAGGGTTCCGGCGAATCTGTTCGGCGTGCTGATGAGCATCAACCCCGTTTTCGCGGCCGTCATCGGAGCCCTCATTCTGCGTCAGGAACTTGCACCAGCGCAGTGGGCGGGAATCGTCCTGATCGTCGGAGCCAACGCAGGAGTGCTGTTGCTGGGCCGAGTGAAACGGTAG
- a CDS encoding LacI family DNA-binding transcriptional regulator has protein sequence MTDASSLPGSKPTIRDVASAAGVSKSLVSLVLQGSANVSDGRRRAVLEAMEQLGYRPNRLAQRLSGPRSGTIGVMLNDIRNPWFVELLEGLTASLHAAGISPVLADSYTDNRVGRSSVETLLEQRIDGLVVVGTTTESAAIENASRNIPVVLAGTREPELPGVDIVVNDDDAGARQATGHLLSLGHQRIAHLQGPGEVGKLRRLSFERTMLDAGLEPLVVTGGVSEESAYAAASRLLAGPQRPTAIFAYNDIACIGALSAADDLGLSVPEDLSLVGYDNTYLARIRHLSLTSVDNGNLAVGVEAGKFILERLTAPELPARLHQVPSQLQVRGSSGDAPS, from the coding sequence GTGACTGACGCGTCCAGCCTGCCCGGAAGCAAGCCCACCATCCGCGATGTCGCCAGCGCCGCGGGCGTCTCAAAATCCCTGGTCTCCCTGGTCCTGCAGGGCTCTGCCAACGTCAGCGACGGTCGCCGTCGCGCGGTCCTCGAAGCGATGGAACAGCTCGGTTACCGGCCCAACCGGCTGGCCCAACGCCTCTCCGGACCGCGCAGTGGCACCATCGGGGTGATGCTTAATGACATCCGGAACCCATGGTTTGTGGAACTGCTGGAAGGGCTCACCGCGTCACTGCACGCGGCCGGCATCTCACCGGTCCTGGCTGACTCCTACACCGACAACCGCGTAGGCCGCAGTTCCGTGGAAACCCTGCTGGAGCAGCGGATCGACGGCCTGGTAGTGGTAGGAACCACCACGGAATCGGCTGCGATCGAAAACGCCTCACGAAACATCCCTGTGGTCCTGGCCGGGACGCGCGAACCGGAACTTCCCGGCGTTGACATCGTGGTCAATGACGACGACGCCGGCGCGCGGCAAGCGACCGGGCACCTGCTCTCGCTGGGGCACCAGCGCATTGCGCATCTCCAGGGCCCGGGCGAAGTCGGCAAGTTGCGACGGTTATCGTTCGAACGGACCATGCTCGACGCCGGGTTGGAACCTTTGGTGGTAACTGGCGGGGTGAGCGAGGAGAGTGCCTATGCTGCCGCGAGCCGTCTCCTGGCCGGACCCCAACGGCCGACCGCGATCTTCGCCTACAACGACATCGCATGCATCGGGGCACTCTCCGCGGCCGACGACCTTGGACTGTCCGTGCCCGAGGATCTCTCACTGGTTGGCTACGACAACACCTACCTCGCGAGGATCCGGCATCTGTCGCTGACCTCCGTGGACAACGGCAATCTCGCCGTGGGGGTGGAAGCCGGGAAGTTCATCCTTGAGCGGCTCACAGCCCCGGAACTTCCTGCCCGCCTGCACCAGGTTCCGTCGCAGCTGCAGGTGCGGGGGTCCTCTGGGGATGCCCCGTCGTAG
- a CDS encoding Gfo/Idh/MocA family protein, whose product MSEPHTRQLIAGMVGGGKGADIGKTHRFAMRLDGHYDLQAGIFGRDPSSSRAIGAALGVPADRNYGDVREMAEAEAVREDGVDVVVVATPNDSHFEIARTFLSSGISVVCEKPLTQDSVSAAELVRIAAANDAILAVPHCYSAYAMVRQAARMVRNGELGAIRFVDVEHASGWAATPLENEGHKQASWRTNPDIAGFPSVVGDLGTHAFHLLRYITGLEAQRLSGRLQTLVPGRRVFDNATVELELTGDVPARVWASMAATGHNHGLRIRVYGEKGSLAWQHEDPHYLKVQDPAGATTVLTQGLSTLHDDASRLTRVGLGHPEGFLGAFANFYSDLAEVLRARRDSTPLPERGLSFPTGIDGLIGVQFVEAVAASHHDDSAWIIPASAHQKAAA is encoded by the coding sequence ATGAGTGAACCACATACCCGGCAACTGATAGCCGGCATGGTCGGAGGCGGCAAAGGCGCCGACATCGGCAAGACCCACCGCTTCGCCATGAGGCTTGACGGCCATTACGACCTCCAGGCCGGAATCTTCGGGCGGGATCCGAGCAGTTCCCGTGCCATCGGTGCCGCGCTCGGTGTGCCGGCGGACCGCAATTATGGGGACGTCCGCGAAATGGCTGAGGCCGAGGCCGTTCGCGAAGACGGTGTGGACGTCGTGGTGGTGGCGACGCCCAACGACAGCCACTTCGAGATCGCCCGCACGTTCCTCAGCAGCGGCATTTCTGTGGTCTGCGAGAAGCCGCTCACGCAGGACTCGGTTTCCGCCGCCGAACTCGTACGCATCGCCGCCGCCAATGACGCCATCCTTGCGGTGCCGCACTGCTATTCCGCCTACGCCATGGTTCGCCAGGCTGCCCGCATGGTCCGCAACGGGGAGCTGGGCGCCATCCGCTTTGTCGACGTCGAACATGCTTCCGGGTGGGCGGCCACCCCGCTGGAAAACGAGGGCCACAAGCAGGCTTCGTGGCGCACCAATCCGGACATTGCGGGCTTCCCGAGCGTCGTGGGCGACCTCGGCACGCACGCCTTCCACCTGTTGCGCTACATCACGGGACTGGAAGCCCAGCGTCTCTCCGGCCGGCTGCAGACGTTGGTGCCAGGGCGCCGGGTCTTCGACAACGCCACCGTGGAACTCGAACTGACCGGCGATGTCCCGGCCCGCGTCTGGGCAAGCATGGCCGCCACTGGCCACAACCATGGACTCCGCATCCGCGTCTACGGGGAGAAGGGCAGCCTGGCGTGGCAGCATGAAGACCCTCATTACCTCAAGGTCCAGGATCCGGCAGGAGCCACTACCGTCCTCACACAGGGGCTCAGCACCCTGCACGACGACGCGTCCCGGCTCACCCGCGTCGGCCTCGGCCATCCGGAGGGCTTCCTTGGGGCCTTCGCAAACTTTTATTCCGACCTCGCCGAGGTCCTCCGCGCACGCCGCGACTCCACGCCGCTCCCGGAACGCGGGCTGTCTTTCCCTACCGGGATCGATGGATTGATCGGCGTCCAGTTCGTGGAAGCAGTCGCAGCCTCGCACCACGACGATTCCGCATGGATAATCCCCGCATCAGCACACCAGAAAGCAGCAGCCTGA
- a CDS encoding Gfo/Idh/MocA family protein yields the protein MIRFALIGAGFIGTVHAANLAAHPGVEFRLVYDVDQRRAQTLAAAHGAAAAGVLEEVFDPSLIDAVFIASSTDTHAGHLQRAAAVGIAALCEKPIDLDLDRARETATFVQECGVPVMVDFNRRFDRDYAELKRVVDSGGIGTVELIQLTSRGPSMPPLSYVAVSGGQMRDQTVHFFDLARWLSNVDPVEVFATGSALAEPGVADHDDVDTSAVTLRLPGGALVQIDSVRRTGYGYDERIEVMGSEGMVEARRHRNGAVSRYSGTSVVDDGLHPGWFERVQPTYASALSAFVSALESGVAPAPSLEDGLKAQAIAEAAVLSLRSGRMEPVKY from the coding sequence ATGATCCGCTTCGCACTCATTGGTGCCGGTTTCATCGGCACCGTCCACGCGGCAAACCTCGCAGCACATCCCGGGGTCGAGTTCCGGCTCGTTTACGACGTCGACCAGCGGCGCGCGCAAACCCTCGCCGCGGCCCACGGTGCTGCCGCCGCCGGGGTGTTGGAGGAGGTGTTCGACCCATCCCTGATCGACGCTGTCTTCATCGCCTCCTCCACCGATACACACGCCGGGCACTTGCAGCGCGCGGCCGCCGTCGGAATTGCAGCCCTGTGCGAGAAGCCGATCGACCTGGACCTGGACCGCGCCCGCGAAACCGCCACATTCGTGCAGGAATGCGGCGTCCCCGTGATGGTGGATTTCAACCGCCGGTTCGACCGCGACTACGCCGAACTCAAACGTGTGGTCGATTCCGGCGGGATCGGCACGGTGGAACTGATCCAACTCACCTCCCGTGGCCCATCCATGCCCCCGTTGTCCTACGTCGCCGTCTCCGGCGGCCAGATGCGCGACCAGACTGTCCACTTCTTCGACTTGGCCCGCTGGCTTTCCAACGTGGATCCGGTGGAGGTTTTCGCCACTGGATCAGCGTTGGCGGAACCCGGCGTGGCGGATCACGACGACGTCGACACCTCCGCCGTCACGTTGCGGCTCCCCGGAGGGGCGTTGGTCCAGATCGACAGTGTGCGCCGCACCGGTTACGGGTACGACGAACGCATCGAGGTCATGGGTTCCGAGGGAATGGTGGAAGCCAGACGACACCGGAACGGGGCAGTGTCACGCTACTCCGGCACGTCAGTGGTGGACGACGGGCTGCACCCCGGCTGGTTCGAACGCGTGCAACCGACGTATGCCTCGGCCCTTTCGGCGTTCGTTTCCGCGCTGGAAAGCGGCGTGGCTCCCGCGCCGTCGCTGGAAGACGGGCTGAAGGCCCAAGCCATCGCCGAGGCTGCTGTGCTTTCCTTGCGCTCCGGCCGCATGGAGCCAGTCAAGTACTGA
- a CDS encoding TIM barrel protein, with the protein MSFRLAVCAEMVYGELPLIDRVRRIHEQGFEVELWDTRGRDIPALAATGASFSSMSGYFGGSVIDAANAHEVLASAEKLVPTALELGVERMVVHPSELGEGGRAVRPTHRSTGDMWLTGLRTLEKLGELGEKHGITFALENLNTILDHPGIPLARAKDTLALVQAVNHPNVKMMLDLYHAQIGEGNLIELVRAAQPFTGEIQVADVPGRFEPGTGEINYPAIAKALNEAGYTGVVGMEAGAIGGQGIDAGDAALAAFRAAFSPN; encoded by the coding sequence ATGAGCTTCCGCCTGGCCGTCTGCGCGGAAATGGTCTACGGCGAACTGCCCCTGATTGACCGGGTTCGTCGGATCCACGAGCAAGGCTTCGAGGTAGAGCTATGGGACACCCGAGGCCGGGACATTCCGGCTTTGGCCGCCACCGGGGCATCGTTCTCCTCCATGAGCGGATACTTCGGGGGCAGCGTCATCGACGCCGCCAATGCCCACGAGGTCCTTGCGTCGGCAGAAAAGCTGGTTCCCACTGCGCTGGAACTGGGCGTGGAGCGCATGGTGGTCCATCCTTCCGAACTCGGCGAGGGAGGAAGGGCCGTGAGGCCCACCCACCGCTCAACGGGCGACATGTGGCTGACAGGGCTCCGGACTCTGGAAAAACTTGGCGAACTGGGCGAAAAACACGGCATCACGTTCGCCTTGGAGAACCTCAACACGATCCTGGACCACCCGGGCATTCCGCTGGCAAGGGCCAAGGACACCCTGGCCCTGGTACAGGCCGTCAATCATCCCAACGTGAAGATGATGCTGGATCTGTATCACGCACAAATCGGCGAGGGGAACCTGATCGAGCTCGTCCGTGCGGCGCAGCCATTCACCGGCGAGATCCAGGTAGCCGACGTGCCCGGGCGCTTCGAACCAGGAACCGGCGAGATCAACTATCCGGCGATCGCGAAGGCCCTCAACGAGGCCGGCTATACGGGTGTGGTCGGCATGGAAGCCGGCGCGATCGGTGGCCAGGGAATAGACGCGGGCGATGCCGCCCTGGCCGCCTTCCGCGCCGCGTTCTCTCCCAACTGA
- a CDS encoding Gfo/Idh/MocA family oxidoreductase, producing MTYLQHPVQTEQPVRIAVIGAGWIGKFHAETIARRIPNARLESIADPVLPAVEELANKLGVAKISADAADVLADPDVDAVLIASPMRFHAGLITAAASAGKDVFCEKPGGRTIDELDAAIDAAASAGVVLRFGFNRRYSSDFAAARKLVDDGAVGTPQLLRSLTRDPGTEAGISNPERIAPGTIFLETLIHDFDTLNWLNPGAVPVKVHAVADALVAPEARSGGLLDTAVVTVTYSNGAIAVAEANFNALYGYDVRGEVFGSAGMVTAGTPQATNATSYTAAGIVTETSHLNIHLFHDAYTAELAAFADDVAARRGYPEQRTTAAAPPAPVAAPGGVDARNALAVALAAFRSAETGLPVEISDIAELQAAEPAAQPAPAGVPA from the coding sequence GTGACGTATCTCCAGCACCCGGTCCAGACAGAGCAGCCTGTCCGCATCGCCGTCATCGGCGCTGGCTGGATCGGCAAATTCCACGCCGAGACCATAGCCCGCCGCATTCCGAATGCACGCCTGGAATCAATCGCCGACCCCGTCCTGCCCGCCGTCGAAGAACTCGCAAACAAACTTGGCGTGGCCAAAATCAGTGCGGACGCCGCCGACGTGCTGGCCGACCCGGACGTTGATGCTGTCCTCATCGCCTCTCCCATGCGTTTCCACGCCGGGCTGATCACAGCCGCAGCGTCAGCCGGCAAGGATGTTTTCTGCGAAAAGCCCGGCGGTCGGACCATCGATGAACTCGACGCCGCCATCGATGCCGCGGCGAGCGCCGGCGTCGTTCTCCGGTTTGGCTTCAACCGCCGTTACTCCAGCGATTTCGCAGCCGCCCGCAAGCTGGTGGACGACGGCGCCGTAGGCACACCGCAGCTGCTGCGCTCCCTCACCCGGGACCCCGGAACCGAAGCCGGAATCAGCAACCCGGAGCGCATTGCCCCAGGCACGATCTTCCTGGAAACCCTCATCCACGACTTCGACACCCTCAACTGGCTCAACCCCGGGGCCGTCCCGGTCAAAGTCCACGCGGTCGCTGATGCCCTGGTAGCGCCCGAGGCGAGGTCGGGCGGCCTGCTGGACACCGCCGTCGTGACCGTCACGTACAGCAATGGCGCCATCGCTGTGGCCGAAGCGAACTTCAATGCGCTCTACGGCTACGATGTCCGCGGCGAAGTGTTCGGCTCCGCAGGCATGGTCACCGCCGGAACACCGCAGGCCACCAACGCCACCAGCTACACCGCCGCAGGCATCGTCACGGAGACTTCGCACCTGAACATCCACCTCTTCCACGACGCCTACACCGCCGAGCTCGCGGCCTTCGCGGACGACGTTGCGGCACGCCGCGGATACCCGGAGCAACGCACGACGGCGGCCGCCCCGCCGGCCCCCGTGGCAGCTCCGGGTGGGGTGGACGCACGGAACGCGTTGGCCGTAGCACTGGCTGCCTTCAGGTCCGCGGAAACAGGCTTGCCCGTGGAGATTTCGGACATCGCGGAACTGCAGGCCGCAGAGCCCGCTGCGCAGCCCGCCCCGGCCGGGGTCCCCGCATGA
- a CDS encoding LacI family DNA-binding transcriptional regulator, which translates to MTGKRPTLMDVAEAAGVSRALVSIVMRDVPGASDATRAKVQEAARALGYRPDSRARLLRSSRTRLLGVSFSTAHAFHAEIVDAAYAGATLRGYDIALSAVANGRSEERAADSLLDLGCEALIMISPTLEEQQLAEYAARVPVVSLLRDDVGDSVDSVSSDDRAGMHLAIEHLTSLGHRSIAHVDGGEAISGPQRMAAFREEMERRGLDGRVVPGGPTEEDGLRAGRKLQEELPTAVVAFNDRCALGVWESFKAAGLRVPEDVSVLGYDDSQFARLSYVQLSSVSQDAPLLAQAAVDRAVDRLEGTTPATHLVRTPHLVARRTTGPVPG; encoded by the coding sequence ATGACGGGCAAACGGCCTACGTTGATGGACGTAGCGGAAGCAGCAGGTGTATCACGCGCCCTCGTTTCCATCGTCATGCGGGATGTTCCAGGCGCATCGGACGCCACCCGGGCAAAAGTTCAGGAAGCTGCCCGGGCACTTGGCTACAGGCCGGACAGTCGTGCCCGCCTGCTCCGAAGCAGCCGCACGAGGCTCCTTGGCGTCAGTTTCTCCACTGCCCATGCTTTTCACGCCGAAATCGTTGATGCCGCCTACGCCGGAGCCACACTGCGGGGCTACGATATCGCGCTCAGTGCGGTGGCCAACGGACGGTCCGAAGAACGTGCAGCGGACTCGCTGCTGGATCTCGGATGCGAAGCCCTGATCATGATTTCCCCGACCCTCGAAGAACAGCAGTTGGCCGAATACGCGGCCCGGGTGCCTGTAGTCAGCCTGCTCCGGGACGACGTTGGGGACTCCGTGGACTCCGTGAGCAGCGACGACCGGGCCGGCATGCACCTCGCGATCGAGCACTTGACCTCGCTGGGCCACCGCAGCATAGCCCACGTTGACGGCGGTGAGGCCATCTCCGGTCCGCAGCGCATGGCGGCCTTCCGGGAAGAAATGGAGCGCCGCGGACTGGATGGCCGCGTAGTCCCGGGTGGCCCCACGGAAGAAGACGGTTTGCGCGCCGGACGGAAGCTGCAGGAGGAGCTGCCCACCGCCGTCGTGGCTTTCAACGACCGCTGCGCCCTGGGCGTCTGGGAGAGTTTCAAGGCTGCTGGCCTTCGCGTGCCGGAAGACGTGTCCGTCCTTGGCTACGACGACAGTCAATTTGCACGCCTCAGCTACGTCCAGCTGTCCTCCGTCAGCCAGGACGCACCGCTCCTTGCGCAGGCCGCAGTGGACCGCGCCGTCGACCGTTTGGAGGGGACGACGCCGGCCACCCACCTGGTGCGGACACCGCACCTGGTGGCGCGCCGCACCACAGGGCCCGTGCCTGGGTAA
- a CDS encoding MFS transporter, with protein sequence MAALRALRPFAHREFRVLISALSISIFGSGMWAVAMVYEVIHLGGGPLELSLVATAASIGLVGFVLAGGIAADRFPQRLLIIGVEGANLAVIATVTLLAMLNVLQLWHLALGAFVLGVGQAFFFPAYSAILPRILPAEDLLAANGMEGTVRPILQQAAGPAIAGILVAAFSPAHAVAGVAACHFLAFGILNFLNRRTLGGPDAGGASSGASAGRSFLRDLREGFSYTVRTPWLLWTLLWACLSVLFLIGPIEVLLPFVVRDQLGGDSRMFGFLLAVMGVGSAVAALATASFPLPRRYLTVMVVTWGLGSLPVAAIGFMDSVWLLGGAMLIFGVTEGMGTVIWGTLLQRRVPRHLLGRISSLDFFVSLALMPVSMALAGPVAEVVPIWLIFLVAGLVCPFMAFVAVFAARMMTDEIDNPLTPAVSESADSQSDSV encoded by the coding sequence ATGGCCGCCCTGAGAGCGCTGCGCCCCTTTGCACACCGGGAATTCCGGGTGTTGATCTCTGCTTTGTCGATTTCCATTTTCGGATCCGGCATGTGGGCCGTGGCGATGGTCTACGAGGTCATCCATCTGGGAGGCGGCCCGCTGGAATTGTCGTTGGTGGCCACTGCCGCCAGCATCGGACTGGTGGGATTTGTGCTGGCAGGTGGCATCGCCGCCGACCGCTTTCCCCAGCGGCTGCTCATCATCGGCGTGGAGGGGGCCAATCTGGCTGTGATCGCCACGGTGACGTTGCTGGCGATGCTCAATGTCCTGCAACTCTGGCATCTGGCCCTCGGTGCGTTCGTCCTGGGCGTGGGGCAGGCCTTTTTCTTTCCGGCATATTCGGCGATCCTTCCGCGCATCCTGCCGGCAGAGGACCTCCTCGCGGCCAACGGGATGGAAGGCACCGTCCGGCCGATCCTCCAGCAAGCGGCCGGTCCGGCGATTGCGGGCATCCTGGTAGCGGCATTTTCACCGGCGCACGCCGTTGCCGGGGTTGCTGCATGCCATTTCCTGGCCTTCGGGATCCTGAACTTCCTCAACAGACGTACTTTGGGCGGCCCCGATGCAGGCGGGGCGTCCTCCGGCGCGTCGGCTGGGAGGTCCTTCCTGAGGGACCTCCGAGAAGGGTTCAGCTACACCGTCCGCACCCCCTGGCTACTGTGGACACTGCTGTGGGCGTGCCTGTCCGTGTTGTTCCTGATCGGGCCGATTGAGGTCCTGCTGCCCTTCGTCGTCCGGGACCAGCTCGGTGGCGATTCAAGGATGTTTGGTTTCCTGCTGGCGGTCATGGGCGTGGGGAGTGCCGTCGCCGCGCTGGCCACCGCTTCTTTCCCCCTCCCCCGCCGCTACCTGACAGTGATGGTAGTGACGTGGGGCCTCGGAAGCCTGCCCGTCGCAGCCATTGGTTTCATGGACAGCGTGTGGCTGCTCGGAGGTGCCATGCTGATCTTCGGAGTCACCGAGGGCATGGGAACGGTCATCTGGGGCACACTCCTGCAGCGAAGGGTCCCACGGCATTTACTGGGCCGGATTTCGAGCCTGGACTTCTTTGTCTCCCTGGCCCTGATGCCTGTGTCCATGGCCCTCGCCGGGCCCGTGGCCGAGGTGGTTCCCATCTGGCTGATCTTCCTGGTGGCCGGACTGGTGTGCCCGTTCATGGCGTTCGTGGCCGTCTTCGCAGCGCGCATGATGACTGACGAGATCGACAATCCCTTGACGCCGGCCGTTTCCGAATCCGCGGACTCACAGTCCGACTCCGTTTAG
- a CDS encoding LamB/YcsF family protein: protein MDLNADLGESFGSWTMGDDASMFRIVSSANVACGFHAGDPLTMLDSCRAAFELDVRVGAHVGYRDLAGFGRRSLDMTFDELFGDVLYQLGALDGMAHAVGASVDYVKPHGALYNRIVRDAEQAEAVVAAVHAYDPGLPVLGLPDSAWITLAEEAGHPVFREAFVDRAYLPDGTLVPRTQEGAVLHDTAAVVAQAVRLATRREVVAIDGSVVPVQADSLCIHGDTPGAVTMATAVREGLESAGVGIEAFA, encoded by the coding sequence GTGGATCTGAACGCTGATCTGGGGGAGTCTTTCGGCTCCTGGACCATGGGCGACGACGCCTCGATGTTCCGCATCGTGAGCAGCGCGAATGTCGCTTGCGGATTCCATGCCGGCGACCCCCTCACCATGCTGGACAGCTGCCGTGCGGCGTTTGAACTCGATGTTCGCGTAGGAGCGCACGTCGGATACCGGGACCTGGCAGGGTTCGGTCGGCGTTCCCTGGACATGACCTTCGACGAACTGTTCGGCGATGTGCTGTACCAGCTGGGAGCCCTGGACGGCATGGCCCACGCGGTAGGAGCCTCGGTGGACTACGTGAAGCCGCATGGCGCCCTGTACAACAGAATCGTCCGGGACGCCGAGCAGGCCGAGGCCGTGGTCGCGGCCGTCCACGCCTACGATCCCGGGCTTCCCGTATTGGGCCTGCCGGACTCGGCCTGGATCACCCTGGCCGAGGAAGCAGGACACCCTGTCTTCCGCGAAGCGTTCGTGGACCGGGCGTACTTGCCGGACGGAACGCTGGTTCCCCGCACGCAGGAAGGCGCCGTGTTGCACGACACCGCTGCAGTCGTGGCACAGGCCGTGCGGCTGGCAACACGTCGGGAAGTAGTGGCCATTGACGGCTCGGTTGTGCCTGTCCAAGCGGATTCGCTGTGCATCCACGGCGATACGCCGGGAGCGGTAACGATGGCGACCGCGGTTCGCGAGGGCCTTGAAAGCGCAGGCGTGGGCATTGAGGCGTTCGCCTGA
- a CDS encoding 5-oxoprolinase subunit C family protein encodes MGAVVVDPGSSSLVLEPEHVLDRASMNLANALLGNSATAPGLEVLVGGLKLRFVTGSAVAVTGAEGVVTLNGEELPLNKPVRVAPGAVLSFGPAKFGIRYYVAVQGGFTGRGALQAGAALSFGKAQGHGFPHIHQTARRALDPERPVVARISRGPHVPNYDAGLWHRLTTEPWILSPESDRVGARLAGRPLEVASAPAPEAQPLTAGSVVLPASGLPVIALADRPATAKSPVIAVVRDDDLDLIGQARPGQMVHLLG; translated from the coding sequence ATGGGCGCAGTAGTGGTGGATCCCGGGTCCTCAAGCCTGGTGCTTGAGCCGGAGCATGTCCTGGACCGCGCGTCCATGAACCTTGCCAACGCCTTGTTGGGTAATTCCGCCACAGCGCCCGGTCTGGAGGTGCTGGTGGGTGGGCTCAAACTCCGCTTCGTGACAGGCTCCGCCGTTGCAGTGACTGGTGCCGAGGGCGTCGTGACCCTCAACGGCGAAGAGCTGCCGCTGAACAAGCCCGTCCGGGTGGCTCCCGGAGCGGTGCTGTCCTTCGGTCCGGCCAAGTTCGGAATCCGGTACTACGTTGCCGTGCAGGGCGGATTCACGGGCCGCGGGGCACTCCAAGCCGGCGCCGCACTGTCATTTGGCAAGGCACAGGGACATGGTTTCCCACACATCCACCAGACAGCCCGCCGCGCTTTGGATCCGGAACGGCCGGTGGTCGCCCGGATCAGCCGCGGACCCCACGTCCCCAACTACGACGCCGGGTTGTGGCATCGCCTGACCACGGAACCGTGGATTCTCTCGCCTGAGTCGGACCGGGTCGGTGCGCGGCTGGCGGGCCGGCCACTCGAGGTGGCTTCGGCTCCGGCACCCGAGGCCCAACCGTTGACGGCAGGCTCGGTGGTGTTGCCGGCGTCGGGCCTTCCGGTGATTGCACTTGCCGACCGTCCGGCCACGGCCAAGTCGCCGGTGATCGCGGTGGTGCGCGATGACGACCTCGACTTGATCGGGCAGGCCAGACCGGGGCAGATGGTGCATCTGCTGGGTTAG